From a region of the Oryzias melastigma strain HK-1 linkage group LG4, ASM292280v2, whole genome shotgun sequence genome:
- the cyldl gene encoding ubiquitin carboxyl-terminal hydrolase CYLD, with translation MTSKNYHYFIVTKKPRSVLTVNPGRLCYMTTQKYNAQQETTKHPKTLSVHAFDSFTNIPKDVEISCLEELSLEDAQLLLAVPDDTERLSMFSDQPAFQAARSLSVGTAVTVKEDGKNLRGVIRYIGKRREPPYPDPISGTYYGVELQGSDRGKAKNVGMYSHETLFQYEKDCGILVPISRIKPVVPSSLSPSRTEPSGAYSDPQTDELSPGDRVIYFIGPKCRSGMVVEVQQQNGNQMVWISTDTDEMGRRGGEICIPLEMVSKGDIPGDITEPERIDFDTTPPEDYTNLDVNSMVEVILGKRNSYGIIRWIGKLPGREETMAGLELEEDLGVSDGTFKGTRFFRCPNKRALFVKLSSCHPDSRFHGSADDHKQEMSQPDYTEMDEDVSGENLEVVPPISAEQIDHLLIGRMKGIQGHCNSCYMDAALFSLFSCSSALDSMLFKTTTSQDAPIQRTLLRDIVIPLRSKGFVECRHVMKLRQLLQKHGYSRSFTTEEKDPEEFLIVVMHHILALEPLLKLSAAGKVQESYCYQIFLDQNHSLVLPTVQQLLEHSFHNAGLKLAEVPSCLILQMPRFGKKFKMFDKIIPSLELDITDLLSEGPQQCIMCGHLAVEECADCFKDPTFNLTGFKIFCHKCSTQVHSHPKRRSHQPTRLEIPKGYMGRSIPQTLIRDRLELYAVLCIETSHYVSFVKYGPNSHDWIFFDSMADRQGEMDGFNIPEVHLCPEVGTYLEMSPAELANQVPRDMKGVAKRLFCDAYMYLYQSTSMCLYR, from the exons ATGACAAGTAAAAACTACCATTACTTCATAGTAACGAAAAAGCCTCGCAGCGTATTAACAGTCAATCCTGGACGTCTGTGCTACATGACGACACAAAAGTACAACGCACAACAGGAGACGACGAAGCATCCCAAAACTCTCTCCGTCCATGCTTTTGACTCGTTCACGAATATACCTAAAGACGTGGAGATCAGCTGTCTGGAGGAGCTGAGTCTGGAGGACGCGCAGCTGCTGCTGGCAGTTCCTGACGATACTGAGAGGCTGAGTATGTTCTCTGATCAACCTGCATTCCAAGCTGCCCGGAGCCTCTCGGTGGGAACTGCAGTGACCGTGAAGGAAGATGGAAAAAATCTCCGGGGGGTCATTCGCTATATCGGGAAGCGGAGGGAGCCACCGTATCCTGACCCCATAAGTGGCACGTACTATGGGGTTGAGCTACAG GGATCTGACCGAGGGAAGGCCAAAAACGTAGGGATGTATTCCCACGAAACGCTTTTTCAGTACGAGAAAGATTGTGGCATTTTAGTTCCAATCTCCAGAATCAAGCCCGTCGTCCCCAGCTCCCTCTCGCCTTCCAGAACCGAGCCGTCCGGGGCCTACAGTGATCCACAAACAGATGAGCTTTCTCCAGGAGACCGAGTCATCTACTTCATTGGTCCTAAATGTCGCAGTGGAATGGTGGTGGAGGTTCAGCAACAGAATGGGAATCAAATGGTTTGGATCTCCACT GACACGGATGAGATGGGACGGCGAGGGGGGGAAATTTGCATTCCTCTAGAAATGGTTTCTAAAGGAGACATTCCTGGAG ACATCACAGAGCCTGAGAGAATAGACTTTGACACAACACCGCCAGAGGATTACACAAACCTGGATGTGAACTCGATGGTGGAGGTGATTTTAGGTAAAAGAAATTCGTATGGAATAATCCGCTGGATTGGGAAACTTCCTGGCAGAGAAGAAACAATGGCTGGACTTGAGCTG GAGGAGGACTTGGGTGTCAGCGACGGCACCTTCAAGGGTACCCGCTTCTTCAGGTGTCCTAACAAGAGAGCTCTGTTTGTGAAGCTCAGCTCCTGTCATCCCGACTCACGCTTTCATGGCTCGGCAGACGACCATAAGCAGGAGATGTCACAACCCGATTACACTG AAATGGATGAAGACGTCAGTGGTGAAAATCTGGAAGTGGTTCCTCCAATCAGCGCAGAGCAGATTGACCATCTCCTGATTGGTCGAATGAAGGGGATCCAAGGACACTGTAACTCCTGCTACATGGATGCCGCCCTCTTTAG cttgttttctTGCTCTTCTGCGTTGGACTCCATGCTGTTCAAAACCACAACCTCTCAAGATGCTCCGATCCAGAGGACCTTGTTGCGTGACATTGTTATACCCCTGCGCAG TAAGGGCTTTGTAGAGTGTCGACACGTCATGAAGCTGCGGCAGTTGCTGCAGAAACACGGCTACAGTCGCTCTTTCACCACAGAGGAGAAGG ATCCAGAAGAGTTTCTCATCGTAGTCATGCACCACATCctggctctggagcctctgcTGAAGCT GTCAGCTGCTGGTAAAGTGCAGGAGAGTTACTGCTATCAGATttttctggatcagaaccactCCCTTGTTCTGCCGACtgttcagcagctgctggagcaCTCCTTTCATAACGCAGGACTAAAATTAGCAGAG GTCCCGTCCTGCCTCATCCTCCAGATGCCTCGCTTCGGGAAGAAATTTAAGATGTTTGACAAAATTATTCCCTCCCTGGAGCTGGACATCACTGATCTGCTCTCTGAGG GGCCTCAGCAGTGCATCATGTGTGGACATTTGGCAGTTGAAGAGTGTGCAGATTGTTTTAAGGATCCCACTTTCAACCTGACAGGATTCAAGATCTTCTGCCACAAATGCTCCACTCAG GTGCACTCTCACCCCAAGCGGCGCTCCCATCAGCCCACCCGTCTGGAGATACCAAAGGGTTACATGGGCCGCAGCATCCCCCAGACGCTGATCAGGGACAGACTGGAGCTGTACGCCGTGCTCTGCATCGAGACGAGTCACTATGTCTCCTTCGTTAAATACGGACCAAACAGCCACGACTGGATCTTCTTTGACAGCATGGCCGACAGACAAG GAGAGATGGATGGCTTCAACATCCCAGAGGTGCACCTCTGCCCAGAGGTCGGCACGTACCTTGAAATGTCTCCCGCCGAGCTGGCCAATCAGGTCCCTCGAGACATGAAAGGCGTGGCCAAGCGTCTCTTCTGTGACGCCTACATGTACCTGTACCAGAGCACAAGTATGTGCCTCTACCGCTGA